A stretch of Neisseria subflava DNA encodes these proteins:
- a CDS encoding prephenate dehydrogenase — MNTSAFFPHITLIGVGLIGGSFMLDLKRLGLVQTVTGIDTNADNLNYALECGIIDHAYPNICAESIGNADLVLIATPVSVLPDVCRDIKPFLKDTACVSDVGSTKQSALNAFHTHLSDRLPQCFAAHPIAGSDQSGAKSARCGLFQNSRLIITLHGQEASDGLRRLKSLWQAVGSQISTMSAEEHDNIFAAVSHLPHLAAFAYVHALVDHPHGKDYLPYAATGFRDFTRIASSHPAVWTDICMANRPALLKLTGDLKEQLSKLEQLLSDGNKTELYRYFEEAAQMRNDWLKNR; from the coding sequence ATGAACACTTCCGCCTTTTTCCCCCACATTACCCTTATCGGTGTCGGTTTAATCGGCGGCTCGTTCATGCTCGACCTCAAACGCTTGGGACTGGTGCAAACCGTTACCGGTATCGACACCAATGCCGACAACCTCAATTACGCACTCGAATGCGGCATCATCGACCATGCCTATCCGAATATTTGCGCCGAAAGCATCGGCAATGCCGATTTGGTTTTGATTGCCACACCTGTCTCCGTCCTGCCTGACGTATGCCGCGACATCAAGCCCTTCTTAAAAGATACAGCCTGCGTTTCCGATGTCGGCAGCACCAAACAATCGGCACTCAATGCCTTTCACACCCACTTATCCGACCGCCTGCCGCAATGTTTTGCCGCCCACCCGATTGCCGGCTCGGATCAAAGCGGGGCAAAATCCGCGCGTTGCGGTTTGTTTCAAAACAGCCGCCTTATCATTACGCTACACGGCCAAGAGGCTTCAGACGGCCTGAGACGGCTGAAAAGCCTGTGGCAGGCGGTTGGTTCGCAAATTTCGACCATGAGCGCCGAAGAACACGACAATATTTTTGCCGCTGTTTCCCACTTGCCGCACTTGGCCGCCTTTGCCTATGTTCATGCTTTGGTTGACCATCCACACGGCAAAGACTATCTCCCCTATGCCGCCACCGGATTTCGCGACTTTACCCGCATCGCCTCCAGCCACCCTGCCGTTTGGACCGACATCTGCATGGCCAACCGCCCTGCCCTGCTCAAACTGACCGGAGATTTGAAAGAACAATTATCCAAATTGGAACAACTCCTTTCAGACGGCAACAAAACCGAGCTTTACCGCTATTTTGAAGAAGCCGCACAAATGCGTAATGACTGGCTAAAAAACCGTTAA
- a CDS encoding efflux transporter outer membrane subunit encodes MKLGLVKSSVCVAAVSLLAACAPFGKQSPLDETTVYPLPQGQSAATAQDGWWMKLKDKKLNNLIASAIQTSTNLRVVKARFEQAQAQLGVVGAANKPQVGLGVTGLGAYVSPKPQAGMVDTDHTLVLANAALQGSLVFDFWGKNREQIQAVLGKSRAAVYEAQHIRTELAHAVAAQYFAWQMATEQLALLDTRIELADKALKLMQQRVKAQLAPADALHALEMAQQQLQLEKSAWAQKNEKIRNSLAVLTGRVPGALNGQVPEKMAAVPSLPVSRIEADLLAARPDIAAQKALLEEKWHIVKSTEAEFYPNIELKVLAGMTHIDAFNLIRGRTSGMLGIVPALNLPLFTSGALQSKLAGKRAQYNEQVAVYDQTVLNAMRSAADAVVDYQSLKSRQDTWNKMVNIADKSVQNAKGRVRAGLDNGLTALQKQDEAARTKMSAAQYHAEYLTAWSNLNAQLGGGFKLNQK; translated from the coding sequence ATGAAATTAGGTTTGGTCAAATCAAGCGTATGCGTTGCCGCTGTTTCGCTGTTGGCGGCATGTGCGCCGTTCGGCAAACAGTCGCCTTTGGATGAGACAACAGTCTATCCGCTGCCGCAAGGCCAATCTGCCGCTACTGCCCAAGACGGCTGGTGGATGAAGCTGAAAGATAAAAAATTAAACAATTTGATTGCTTCCGCCATTCAGACGTCTACCAATCTGCGTGTCGTCAAGGCAAGGTTTGAGCAGGCTCAGGCGCAGCTGGGCGTTGTGGGAGCCGCAAACAAACCGCAAGTCGGCTTGGGCGTTACAGGTCTGGGTGCTTATGTTTCACCCAAACCTCAAGCCGGTATGGTTGATACCGACCATACATTGGTTTTGGCGAACGCAGCCTTGCAAGGCAGCTTGGTTTTTGACTTTTGGGGTAAAAACCGAGAGCAGATTCAAGCCGTTTTGGGAAAAAGCCGGGCAGCAGTATATGAAGCGCAGCACATTCGCACCGAGTTGGCTCATGCCGTTGCTGCCCAATATTTTGCGTGGCAGATGGCGACAGAACAACTGGCTTTGCTGGATACGCGCATAGAGCTGGCAGATAAGGCATTGAAACTGATGCAACAACGCGTTAAAGCGCAGCTGGCTCCTGCCGATGCCTTGCACGCTCTGGAAATGGCGCAACAGCAATTACAGCTTGAAAAATCGGCATGGGCTCAGAAAAATGAGAAAATCCGCAACAGTCTGGCTGTATTGACCGGCCGAGTGCCGGGTGCATTGAATGGACAGGTTCCGGAAAAAATGGCGGCTGTGCCGTCATTGCCGGTTAGCCGTATTGAAGCGGACTTGTTGGCGGCCCGTCCCGATATCGCGGCACAAAAAGCCTTGCTTGAAGAGAAATGGCATATCGTCAAATCGACCGAAGCAGAGTTTTACCCGAATATCGAATTAAAAGTTTTGGCAGGTATGACGCACATTGATGCGTTCAATCTGATTCGCGGACGAACTTCCGGTATGTTGGGCATCGTTCCGGCTTTGAATCTGCCATTGTTTACTTCCGGGGCGCTGCAATCCAAATTGGCGGGTAAACGTGCCCAGTATAACGAACAGGTTGCCGTGTATGACCAAACTGTTTTGAATGCTATGCGTTCGGCGGCAGACGCTGTAGTCGACTATCAAAGCCTGAAAAGCAGACAAGATACTTGGAATAAGATGGTCAATATCGCCGATAAATCTGTGCAAAATGCGAAAGGACGTGTTCGTGCAGGCTTGGATAACGGCTTAACCGCCTTGCAAAAACAAGACGAAGCTGCACGTACGAAAATGTCTGCGGCTCAATACCATGCAGAATATCTGACAGCTTGGAGTAACCTCAATGCCCAGTTGGGCGGAGGCTTTAAATTAAATCAGAAATAG
- a CDS encoding MarR family transcriptional regulator has translation MSFSQTELVNAMRLLSTRLPQFPEQQNQVSRMLRIVTERLSSHLNENLKAFGINENLWFSLMAVYVSPNSEILPSRLSDLMDLTRTSATRLSDDMVERGWVERYINQKDRRQIVLKLTPSGETFIHEVWPQIARQSGQAWEDFTKEDYDTLQHLLGKLLNRLGN, from the coding sequence ATGAGTTTTTCACAAACCGAATTAGTCAACGCAATGCGTTTGCTTTCTACCCGTCTGCCGCAGTTTCCGGAGCAGCAAAACCAAGTATCCCGCATGTTGCGCATCGTAACCGAACGTTTGAGCAGCCATTTGAACGAAAACCTGAAAGCGTTCGGCATCAATGAAAACCTGTGGTTTTCCCTGATGGCGGTTTACGTCAGCCCAAACAGCGAAATCCTGCCTTCACGCTTGAGCGACCTGATGGACTTGACGCGCACCAGTGCGACACGCCTGTCGGACGATATGGTTGAGCGCGGCTGGGTAGAGCGTTATATCAATCAAAAAGACCGCCGTCAGATTGTGCTAAAATTGACCCCTTCGGGTGAGACCTTCATCCACGAAGTATGGCCGCAAATTGCCCGTCAGAGCGGTCAGGCGTGGGAAGATTTCACGAAAGAGGATTATGACACGCTGCAACACCTATTAGGTAAGCTGTTGAACCGTTTGGGCAATTAA
- a CDS encoding efflux RND transporter periplasmic adaptor subunit: protein MDTQSEKNNVQKEPEVAASGAKTHRKRNLVIVTLLFLITAAGFALAYFLFWQHEEETEDAYVAGHLVMITPQVNGTVRKVMYDDTDVVKKGDVLVALDDSDFQLAYDRAQNELIQAIRQNKQQTAVNSKAKAQVLLRKADLARAQADLRRRESLAGTEAVSGEELSHARAAVVQAQAALKAVEAEEVSAQASLGNNIPLRQQPAVQTAISHIKDAWLNLQRTQIRSPISGQIAKRNVQVGQRIAQGTPMMAVVPLSELWVDANFKESQLRKMKIGQPVEMTADLYGSKVVYHGKVMGLSAGTGSAFSLLPAQNATGNWIKVVQRVPVRISLDAKELQQNPLRVGLSMTVKVDIAEKGSGKAMTAEAERNTALPETESVDWKAADALVDKIFEQYAK, encoded by the coding sequence ATGGATACTCAATCAGAAAAAAATAATGTCCAAAAAGAACCGGAAGTAGCCGCTTCCGGCGCTAAAACGCATCGCAAACGCAATTTGGTCATCGTTACACTTCTATTCCTTATTACGGCAGCCGGATTCGCTTTGGCGTATTTCCTGTTTTGGCAGCATGAAGAAGAAACTGAAGATGCTTATGTGGCCGGTCATTTGGTGATGATTACGCCGCAGGTGAACGGCACGGTGCGCAAAGTTATGTATGACGATACGGATGTCGTGAAAAAAGGTGATGTTTTGGTGGCTTTGGACGACAGCGATTTTCAGCTGGCATACGATCGCGCGCAAAATGAATTAATTCAGGCCATTCGTCAAAACAAACAGCAAACTGCGGTCAATTCAAAAGCCAAAGCGCAAGTGTTGTTGCGTAAAGCCGATTTGGCCCGTGCACAAGCCGATTTGCGCCGCCGTGAATCTTTGGCGGGTACGGAAGCGGTTTCCGGCGAAGAACTCAGCCATGCCCGCGCCGCTGTAGTTCAGGCTCAGGCTGCATTGAAAGCGGTTGAGGCGGAAGAAGTTTCTGCTCAGGCATCGTTGGGCAACAATATTCCTCTGCGCCAACAACCGGCAGTTCAGACGGCCATCAGCCACATCAAAGACGCTTGGCTGAACCTGCAACGTACGCAAATCCGTTCGCCGATTAGCGGCCAAATTGCCAAACGCAATGTCCAAGTCGGCCAACGTATCGCACAAGGTACGCCGATGATGGCCGTTGTGCCCCTGTCTGAATTGTGGGTGGATGCCAACTTTAAAGAATCGCAACTGCGCAAAATGAAAATCGGCCAGCCTGTTGAAATGACAGCCGATTTGTACGGCAGTAAAGTAGTTTACCATGGCAAGGTAATGGGCTTGTCGGCCGGTACGGGTAGTGCGTTCTCATTACTGCCGGCGCAAAACGCAACGGGCAACTGGATTAAAGTTGTGCAACGTGTGCCGGTGCGTATCAGTTTGGATGCCAAAGAATTGCAACAAAATCCGCTCCGTGTCGGTTTGTCGATGACTGTTAAAGTCGATATTGCCGAGAAGGGCAGCGGTAAAGCCATGACTGCCGAAGCGGAACGAAATACTGCATTGCCGGAAACGGAAAGTGTGGATTGGAAAGCCGCCGATGCTTTAGTCGATAAAATCTTCGAGCAATACGCAAAATAA